Genomic segment of Dactylococcopsis salina PCC 8305:
CGAACAATGAAGGTTAATTTGTGTTTCGTCCATCAATTACACTTTCCAAAACGGCGAGAAAAACTGGACGGGAAAACTCAGTCATAAATCGGATGTTACGAAACTAATTCTTATATTTTTCCTCTGACTCTGGACTTTCCACTTTCGGAACTCCCATACTGTAATTGAGGACGCGACTATTTAAGTTATAACTAATTTCCCCACTTACGAGAAGATGACGAATAAAGTGTTCGAGATCAGAGCCAATGCGCTTTAAATTATACTCAGTTAACTCCTCTCCACTATGAGATTCTACCAGTTCATCAAACTTTCGATAAACTTGGTTTAGAGTTTCTTCTGTCCAGTTAAACTCATTGTCGGGATCAATGTCGAGAGTGAGGACATTATTACTTTCTACTAACTCGTTATCTTGAATTTCGGCGGTAAAAATACGGACGTGACGAGTGGTTGATTTGAATAACATAATCAGTTTTCAAGCAGTGGTTTTTGGTTAATTTAACAGTTTTTTGCCGTTTGCTGATCTCTATCTTTCTAGGGTAAATCAATGACTCCTAGTTCGATCGGTTGTTTTGCTCCTGTCACTTGCGGTAAATTACCTGGAAAGTGATCATAGTAGCGCCAATACCCTAACACAGCAAACGCGATCGCTTCTTTAAAGTTATTATCTAATCCTACCTCATCGGTGGTTTTGAGTTCGATTTGTGGGAAATATTTTTGCAGTTGTTGACATAGATATTGGTTTTGACTCCCTCCACCACATAACAAGATACGATCGGGAAGACGAGGGAGAAATTTATGATAATCTTGGGCGATCGAAGCGACAGTCAATTCGGTTAAACTCGCGATAAAATCCGCCTCGGTGAGATCGTGCGCTTGAGCGGTTTCCCAAGCATCATTTAAGTAAGTCTCTCCGAATAATTCTCGTCCTGTGGATTTGGGGGGAGATTGTTGGAAAAAGTCATCTTCTAGCCATTGTTGGACAATTTCTCGCTGTGGTGTTCCTTGTGCTGCCCATTTTCCCCCCTCATCATATCGTTTTTCCCCCTGACTCAACCGTTGGACAGCTAAATCTAATAAGCTGTTACCTGGACCATTATCCCAACCACAGACTTTCGTTTCCCAGTTCTCTTCTTGTCGAGGAGGGAGATAAGTTACATTACTAATCCCGCCGATATTTTGGACACAAGTGGTGAGAGTGGGATGGGAGAGTAAACACGCATCCACTTTACAAACTAATGGCGCTCCTTGTCCATTTTGAGCGATATCGGCGGCGCGAAAATCGCTAACCGTCGGACGTTGGCTGATATGAGCGATCATTGCTCCTCTTCCCCATTGTACGCTGTAACCGAGAGTCTTTTTCGGGGGACGATGGAAGACAGTTTGACCATGAGATGCAATGAGATCAGCAGTGGTATTGGTCGTTTTTTCTAGCTTTTGGGCGCATTCGGTAAAAAAACGCGCGATCGCGTCGTCTAGGTAACAAAACTGCTCGATCGTCACGCTTTTCCCCCCGCAAACCCTTAAAATTTCCTGTCGTAATTGTTCAGGATAAGGATAGGTTTCTCCCGCCAATAATTCTACGGCTACCTCTTGCTTTGTTCCTGTAATTTCCACTAA
This window contains:
- the ndhM gene encoding NAD(P)H-quinone oxidoreductase subunit M — its product is MLFKSTTRHVRIFTAEIQDNELVESNNVLTLDIDPDNEFNWTEETLNQVYRKFDELVESHSGEELTEYNLKRIGSDLEHFIRHLLVSGEISYNLNSRVLNYSMGVPKVESPESEEKYKN
- a CDS encoding anhydro-N-acetylmuramic acid kinase, which produces MKVIGLISGTSVDGVDVALVEITGTKQEVAVELLAGETYPYPEQLRQEILRVCGGKSVTIEQFCYLDDAIARFFTECAQKLEKTTNTTADLIASHGQTVFHRPPKKTLGYSVQWGRGAMIAHISQRPTVSDFRAADIAQNGQGAPLVCKVDACLLSHPTLTTCVQNIGGISNVTYLPPRQEENWETKVCGWDNGPGNSLLDLAVQRLSQGEKRYDEGGKWAAQGTPQREIVQQWLEDDFFQQSPPKSTGRELFGETYLNDAWETAQAHDLTEADFIASLTELTVASIAQDYHKFLPRLPDRILLCGGGSQNQYLCQQLQKYFPQIELKTTDEVGLDNNFKEAIAFAVLGYWRYYDHFPGNLPQVTGAKQPIELGVIDLP